The Cinclus cinclus chromosome Z, bCinCin1.1, whole genome shotgun sequence genome contains the following window.
TCCATATCCAACTCTGAAAGCATAATAATGACACATCACCTCTTAAGATATATTGAGTAAGTGATCCAAAGACCTTCTCTCAGCACTTTAATACTTTCACTGATTTACtaggaaattaaaatgtaatgtaGGTACACAGAATCTCTTATTTCTACTTTCAACTACACTTCCACTCATCTTTTAATAGACATTGGTTGAGCAAGAGCTCATGGTGAATCAACTCAATTCTCAGACTCCAGGATTAGCAGCATCAAAAGCAATTGTCTGCATTATTTGTAAGCTAAATTATGTTTGAAATGAATGTAAtctaaaaggaaattaaagaggGTTTTTtgacaacaaaataaaacctgaaaaggGAACAAAATTAAGAACAAGATTATATGGTATTTTATTTGCCAGCACATactttctccatctccatccTTATCAAATTCTTCAATCATAGCTCGCAGTTCTTCATCAGATATATTTTCACCCAACTCTCTAGCAACCCGGCGCAAGTTTCTCAGACTTATTTTACCAGAGTCATCATCATCAAACAACTTGAATGCCTTGAGGATTTCTTCTTGTGGGTCTCTGTCTAATATCCAATCTGTTACTAGAAGAAGGATACGTAAGTTAGATTAAAAAATTCTGGACAGTAAACTTAGAATGACCTTTGCAAACTACGACAATATGAAGAACACACGTCTGATGTCACCTGTTTCTTACATTTCTACAGAATTCAGTGTGTGCATTTGTTTGGCTGTTATCTGACCTCTCTTTCTCACCTCTCTTTTTCCAAGCTGAGTTGTCCTCTTTGGGAAATAACTGCTGCAGTAGAAAGCTGCATGGCAGTTCAGACAAAGTCATACTTTTCACACACCTTCCAACTGGAATTAAAAGCATACACAGCATGCCTCTCTTTCAAAATTCcaaattctcagaaaaaaaccccacgaTCAACTCTTTTAGATGaaggtgtgattttttttttttttttttttactttatgtGTTTTCATCAGGATAGAATTTTGAGTTGTGAGAACACTGAAACAGTAAGTGAAGAGAAACATCCACACGGAACCTctcttttaaatataaaaccaCACTAACACTAAAAGGCCCCATAACCCAACTAACCaaccccatcccacccccccaaacctgaaaacaaaaaaaaaaaaagactaagtacagggggtatgaaaaggaTGCTGTTATGAATTACAagatggtttgttttttttttcctgaaaggatttttcagcctttataatttcttttcaagaCAACCATTTGTCagtttccaaaacaaaatacaaacctgcctcattaaatattttttttctagtcatTACTTCAGACCAACCAACAATAATGTATCTCCAATCTTTGTACCTGCTAGTCTTGTATTACCAAGCCATTAAAATCACATCAACACTGTTTGCACGTAAAGAACCACTTACCATCAGCAAACTTGAGAGGAAAGAATTTTTCATGTTCATATAAGCCAACTAAAGCAATCAAGTTTATATGTTTGCAGATATAcccaaaatttaaatattttcttttaaaacaacatTGCTGCATGACAATATCACATTTGAAAAATGCTACCTTTTGTGgcaaaaagaaactgaaaaacaataaaatgtcTCTAAATACAAAGCTATAGGAGACAAAATATAATTGCATCTTTATATATTTCAGTTGAACATTAAATTAAGAGAAATTGATGGCTCAAGAATCACTTAACTATATTCAGCAGCTCTTCAGAATAAATGTCTCAATAACCTATTTTATCTAACTCCCCAGTCTTTCTGTTAGAAGTGATACATATTTAAGTCTGTGTCAAGGTCATATGGCACCACAGCAGCATGTTACCTCAACTCAAGTTTTCCAACAGATTCAATCCCCTCCCAAGTATATACTGTGCTTTCTACAAGAATTTTCCTGGCTTCTTGCAGCACTAAATGACTGTTGATATTGATGGCCAGGACAAAACAAGGGAACAATGAACAGGACTGGAcatcaggaattaaaaaaagtaattgcatGGCAACTACAGTATATTCATTTTACATAGTATTACAGCATAATGATGTAATTTTAAGACTAGCATTACTATCAAATCATTACgttcattttctttctaatgCTTCCACATAGGCTTTATAaatcagaaacaaacaaaaataatgttctCTTACCTGGAATACAACTACAAAAATATTACCTGTCATTAACAAGACATTTTGTCCAGTACTAACCTGTTAAACAATTAAATGTTGCCATATTCCAATTACTACTTCTTTTACTATATTAAGATGAATGCTATTTGTAGCCAAGAGCAAATACTAGGGGGGTTTGGGCATTTTGTTTCATAAATCTACAGAAATATAATACTTTGAAGAAATGGACTATCATGATCATAATGAACTATACATAATGGACATTAGAACTGAAAATTTAAACCCACACAGATTACTTTTTGTTAAACATATATCGTATGCAAAAACATAGATTATGCATaaacaaaaatcccctaaaaccTTCAAAGAAACATCAGATCTAAAAATCCTGCAGATCACTGTATACTCAAAGTACATAAAATTCCACAACACACAAATTACAGATGAAAGGAACAACTAATTCTACTGGCTTCATCAACAGTTGAAAATTCTTGTAGTACAATACTTTAAAtctgtatattatatataatcCATATAAATATACTGAATCTTTACTTCAATTTCTCTCATCTTTTTTATCTATGACATCTGTAGTCTGATTATCTGCATATGCACTCCTTCCAATGAAATTCAATGCCAAATACCTTTTCTAACAGGAAGAAGAATCTTACAGAGATCCTTGAACAAGACAAGAACACCTACACTTAAAACTAGCATTTATTCCTCTGTGTAAACTTGAAAGAGATTATGTACACCCTACTTCTTTTTATACTGTAGCTATCATTCCCTCTATATATCAAATtaagaaatcagaaaacaaatatttatcttCCTTCACTATTGACCTATATTAAGCAAAATATTAAATCTCCCACTTCTATTTCTTACTAAATAATTGAAGAAGTCTACAAAGTATGGTTTTGAAATTGTACTCACTATTATAGGCTAAATATCTCTAGAGGTAGAAGCACAATCAAAGACATACCAACttcattaaaatcttcaaaggTGATCTTGCCTGTTGAATCTCGATCATAATCTTTAAGTATTTTCAGGACATCAGCTTTTTTCACATCAAAACCCAAGGCCCTCATTGCCACCTTTTGGAATAAAATGGAAGTGCAACCACAGATAAGGATCAAAATAAAGATTTAtcagattttccttttaatttcagtAATTACCTTCTTGCCCAAGAGAAAAAGAGCATATCAATGGtttaatagcaataataaataaaataagtaaaagggaaagagcCTGAGATATTGAAACCATTTAGAACTACTTTTAGGAAATGACACATCTAGTTacagtgaggggaaaaaaaaacaccttgcATTTTCAGGGATTTTACAGACTGGACCAAATGCACCTTAGGACAAGTACATTTATTGCTCACTTTCAAAACCATTTCAAAATCTTATCTTTtaaagacaaaactgaaaatcatTCTGCAAATTACTCTTCATTTTTCAGATAAGTGTGTTATGTCCATGGATTTAGAAGTCCTAGAAGACTTTTAACTGCTTTTCCAGTCAGACACAGAAGCCAACCtatgttttaattttccataaGCTTAGGAGTCCACATTTAGTTTCTCATTTCACCTTAGATGGTAATTTCTAAGCACACACTACCCTGACTACTTCTGAACTGATGAATATAGGCTACCCACACAAGGAAAACCACTGAAGTAGTTATTAAAAAATTTATGCTATATGCTGATTTTGTAGAGAAGGAGATAAATATTTATCTCTTTATGTATTTCTTTATGTATTTCTGCTCTTTCACAGTAATACCTTCAGGGTGATAATATTTAATTAGACAGCTAAGAAAGAGCTTTTCAAGTAACCATGACAGCTAGGAATGCAAAGCTTAACATAACCAGAAAAAGCATAACCATAACCAAGAGAGTCACCAGCACAACCCTAGTCGCAGTGGCTTCCAGGAAAGATAAAATATGTGAACTCTGAAATAAAGAGAAGGGAACTGTTCTACTTAACACATTCCTATAACAGCAAATTACGTAAAAATaagacttttttccttcttcgTGTTACTTGGTAGAGCCAGAATGTAGGGCCAATACACTCAATTAGGcattctttcaaaagaaaacttcaCCCTATATATGACTGAAACACTGGCCTCTCCAAAGCTACTTTTTGCTCTCAATGCCTTACATagaataaaaatgcataaaagaTTTAAGGTGAGTTTAGTGAACCTCATTTACAACTCTGCAGACTTTCAGGTCAGAGGCCTTATTCAGAAAGACATCCTAAACTCCATCTGCTAATAGTTATCATTAGGAACGTCCTTCTTTGGGAAGGGCAACTACTGAGCTTCCCATACACAGAGCAAAAACCACACCTTATTTCTACAAATCATAGgctttcctttgaaaaatacaGGTAAAGCTCTGGCTTGTTGTCAACAGCTTTACAAATCTGATTTACACCTTTTATCTACACATCTGAAACCAACACCAAGCTCTAGGTTATAAAACATCTTAAAAAATTGTCAAATGGTTTTTCAATAGTTTTCTCCCACCTGGTCATCTGTCCAAGCTTATCCCTGGTAGGCAATTATACCGGGGTTATTTAGAATACTACAGCAATTCTGTTATCGCATTAAGTATATAAAGTGGGAAGAAAAGCTTATTCTTACACCAATGGAGTACCtcctgtgttttttttggtttttttcctcactccTTTAACCCAGCAAGACATCTTGAAGGAAGTTTTTAAAGATAGAGCCAGCATCTTAAGAACTCACAATGGAACAGATATATTATCTGCTATAAAACTGCTTAAACGAAAGAAAACTTCTACCTTTAATTCATGGTAATTTATTGCTCTATCTTTGTCCGTATCAAACAATTCAAAGGCATCTTTAATTTCTTGCTTCTGTTCCTCAGTCAGTTCTcgtcttttcttctttttagttTTATCTGCTGAGAGTTCATTCCTAtataaagggaaataaatacagTGTAACAGATTTCTACTAGGAAGATGCCACTGTAGATAACTTTTCCACCAATAAGAAACTCACGATAGTTTCAGGAATCACCACTTTATGTAGACAGTATTTTCCCAGCCTGTATTCCCAATTTAAAATGACATATGAAATAGACAATTCCCTTGTGAAATCTGAATGATACCGCCAGTCCCCCAcccaaaataaaatcagcacaGGCATTTTTGTTAATAAGCAGCACCAAAAAAAGAAGGTAGAAACATTACCAGCTAAAAAGGCTTCCTGAGGTTACAAACTAGATTAGCAGTTGAAATGATGCAACTCATGAAAACAGTTGGTTTCCACAGTgtagcttaaaaaaataaaataaatttggggACAGACAGGCCAGTGGAAGACAAACTAGGCCAGACAGGCTGGCTACTAAAGCTGGCTTTAGGTACTACAAATCAGCTTTGCTGCCTATAACAGTTCTTGGATAAATGGTACTtgcagggtttgggggttttttaaatcctttagATCCCACACATACACAgtgttttgaagattttttttttttttgctttgttttggtatATACAAGAGACAAGCCTCCCAAATCAGCAAACCTTGCtcaaagatttttcttcagatAGCCTAGGAATAAGTTTGCATTTTCAGAGAAGCAGAGTAAAAGGGTAAGAGACAGTGCCTATaaaatttaagggaaaaaactGCAGCTGAAGGAGAAACTGCAGTTGGATCTAAGGGGAAACACTTTCCTAACAAGTGTGGTGATGTGCTAGAACAGTTCCACTGGGAAGGAGTCTCCATCTTCAGAAATTTTCTGAACCTAACTATAAAAGGTGCTtagcatcctcagccagcttTACGTAGAAGTTGCTGTGATCAGGAAGCTGGATTAGATGACTCCTGTAAATCCTTCCTAACCAAAATCACTGTATGGTTTATGTTATACTGTCAGGAAAAGGCTTTTTATGTTCATTTGTCCTTTTGCCAGAGGCAGAATGTGTGCTGTATCACCTAGTGTAGAACACATAAAGGTTACTGATCAGTGAAAACTTCGTAAGATTAACTTTCCAAATCCCCTCTAATAAGCTGCTTTATGTCCTTCTTTGTTAAAATTGTGAAAATTTTAATCAAAAcctaaaattaaacatttattgAGACTTAGCTTTCAGCAAGCACTGaagcaaaaatcccaaatacagACAAGAAAAGTGCAAGCTGCAAAGGCTGAGCCTGCTTCAAACCACAATACTCACAAAGAGTAAGACGTCCTTAACTGGCAAACAGAGACAAATCCACAGGCTTTGGATTACTACAGATCTTGGAAGGACCAAAATAACTTTGAGCTGGCTACTTAATTAGGGCTGAGAGAGTAGTTCAGGTCCAGGGAGCCCAGATTTTGTGAGTTAcgataaaaaaatccatttataaACCTGAAAGCAGATTAACACCGAACTCTTCCAAAGAAGCAATCAGGGTACTTAAGTGTTCATTTAGTACTtagcataaaattaatttatcaaaAGACAAAGCAGCACTCAAATACAGGCAGTTCAATGCCACTTCTGCAACTACTTTAACCATACTAAGCACGGAATTCTCACACTTGAAAATTAAGAAACACAGTTGCTATGTAAATGTATTAATTACACTTGAAGACAAGAACTTGCTAGGTACTGGGATTCATAAGCCAGACTCCTTTATGCAACAGCGACTAAATCAGGatttataaacaaaacaaagccgAGCAGTTTAACTGTGCCTCTTCACaggcttttaaaaagcacatcAGGTAACCCAGAAGCGAGCCCCGCAAGGCCAAACACGCCGGACCCTTCCCTCTCGCGGCAGACAGTCGGGGGCCGACCCGCTCCCGGCCGCGCCGAAGGGATCAGACGTGACCGGGAAGGGCGGCGATGACCCAGGCCCCGCCACGGCCCGACGCGCCCCGCACTCCACCAGCACCTCCCACACGGCGGTGGCGCGGCCCTGAGGCGGGGAACCCCCGCCCGCGCTCTGGGCCCCGCGCGGGGCAAGCGGGAAAGCGCCCCGCTCGTACAGACCTGACGGCCAGGCTCATCGTGCCACCACCGCCGCCGGGTGCCCTCCCCTCCGCACAGCCCCGCCGCCTCACAGCCTCGGCGACGCCGCGCTCCTGCCCTTAGCGACGCCGCTCAAGCCGCGCCCACATCAATTACCGACGCTTGATTGGCTGCGAGTGGACGAGGTCCCGCCTTTGAGCCCTAGACGCTCTGCTATTTGCTGAGAGCCTGCCACTCAGCGTGGGCGGCGTGCTTCCTGGTGCGCGCGGGCAATGGCTGCCGGCGCTCTCGGCCGCtgggctgcttctgctgcaaaaCGGGCAACACGAGAAAGCTTTCCTAAGGAAGGATATTCCTTGATGTTTGATCTTGGTTTTCAAGCCTAATCGACACAAAAAGGTTTTAATCCTTGAAGCGGATAGACGCTACCAGGCAAGCTCAAAGTGATGTCCAGGGGTTAGAAAGACAAATCTGTCGGTGGAATTTCCTTGCTGAGGTCTTGGACACAGGGCACGATATGTTTCAGTGACGTCAGACAAACAGTTCAGAATTTACAGGCCACCGGGACCTCCTTTGGCAGAACTCCCAAAATACGGAAGAAATTAATAAAGGCAACTCGGCATCTGTGCTGAATTGTCTCCAGGTTTGGCAGACCACTGACCAAGATGCCCACTAGCTCAAGAGAAGGACTGGGCTTGTGGACTAATTAGCATGAGAAGTAAGAGAATAATTAACCAACACAAGATAGAATAACAATTAATAAAAGAACTATGTAACTTGAAGCCTATAATGTGTTTATTGGataaaatgtataaatactAAAGAGTTTTGATAGTTGTTGCACTTGATTCATGGAATACCACTCAGCAGCCAGGCTTGTGCAACaaatatctgaaataaataatCCAGGTCTCCCTCAACTGTGTAATTACTGGCCTGTTGCACACTGGGTAACAAATCTGATTTTGTGGCCACCACTGGCCTTGCTGTAGCCTGGATGTGTGGTGGCTGTGTCAGAAGAGCTct
Protein-coding sequences here:
- the CETN3 gene encoding centrin-3 — protein: MSLAVRNELSADKTKKKKRRELTEEQKQEIKDAFELFDTDKDRAINYHELKVAMRALGFDVKKADVLKILKDYDRDSTGKITFEDFNEVVTDWILDRDPQEEILKAFKLFDDDDSGKISLRNLRRVARELGENISDEELRAMIEEFDKDGDGEINQEEFIAIMTGDI